A single region of the Lotus japonicus ecotype B-129 chromosome 4, LjGifu_v1.2 genome encodes:
- the LOC130711025 gene encoding ABC transporter A family member 7-like translates to MANPAPAPASFWTQTNALFRKNLTFQKRNVKTNIRLILFPMLLCVLLVILQHVIDRQFDKPKYQCGCVCANNQTNCPDSEKLCGTQYSDANQFATCAIPSPPEWPPLLQLPALPDRAATEPACRRTDSCPLTFLFTADNHSFAQSVSGNMFPSALAVNRSDIMASLATNVMGSDALPGYTNFLESAFVLGLPVYYLLSQCSQDIGFSVPFQVAGISVQQEFKCGRGLSLWRNSSSEINNELYKGYQRGNPERNTNGIVSAIDFLNSNETRFNVTIWYNSTYKTDEGFYRINLMRIPRSINLISNAYLQFILGPSANILFEFVKEMPKSETPYRLEIASLMGGLFVTWVILQLFPVVLTSLVYEKQQKLRIMMKMHGLGDGPYWLISYGYFLAISVAYMFCFVIFGSVIGLKFFTLNDYSIQFVFYFIYINLQISLAFLAASIFSNANTATVTGYIGIFGTGLLAAFLFQFFLQSTSFPRRWILLMELYPGFALYRGLYEFAQFSKIGCDMGTNGMRWRDLSDSTNGMKEVLIIILAEWVVVLFAAYYIDHVLSSGSGKGPLFFLKGFQRKPPSSFRKPSVQMQGSKVSAQNEKPDIIQEMEKVEQVLLEPTINHAIVCDNLQKFYPGRDGNPDKFAVKGLFLAVPRGECFGMLGPNGAGKSSFISMMIGLTKPTSGTASVHGLDIRTHMDGIYTSMGVCPQHDLLWENLTGREHLLFYGRLKNLKGLVLTQAVEESLKSLNLFHGGIADKQAGKYSGGMKRRLSVAIALIGDPRVVYMDEPSTGLDPASRKSLWNVVKLAKRDRAIILTTHSMEEAEALCDRLGIFVNGSLQCVGNAKELKGRYGGTYVFTMTTSSDHEREVENLVMKLTPNANKIYHLSGTQKFELPKEEVRIADVFRAVEAAKKNFTVSAWGLADTTLEDVFIKVAHEAQAFDTLS, encoded by the exons ATGGCAAATCCAGCTCCGGCTCCGGCGAGCTTCTGGACTCAGACCAACGCTCTTTTCAGGAAGAATCTTACCTTCCAGAAACGGAACGTGAAGACCAACATTCGTCTCATTCTGTTCCCTATGCTCCTTTGTGTTTTGCTGGTTATCCTCCAACATGTAATCGACCGCCAATTTGATAAGCCCAAGTACCAATGCGGCTGCGTCTGCGCCAACAACCAAACTAACTGCCCTGACTCCGAGAAGCTCTGTGGGACCCAATATTCCGATGCCAATCAGTTCGCCACCTGCGCCATTCCTAGTCCACCGGAGTGGCCTCCATTGTTGCAGCTCCCGGCTCTGCCGGACCGGGCCGCGACAGAGCCGGCATGCAGAAGAACTGACTCGTGCCCTCTTACCTTTCTCTTCACCGCCGATAACCACTCATTTGCTCAAA GTGTATCTGGAAATATGTTCCCGAGTGCATTAGCTGTAAATAGGTCTGATATCATGGCTAGTTTGGCCACAAATGTTATG GGATCAGATGCATTACCGGGCTACACCAATTTTCTTGAATCTGCTTTCGTTTTGGGTCTTCCTGTTTATTATCTATTGAGTCAGTGCTCTCAAGACATTGGATTCTCCGTTCCCTTCCAGGTGGCTGGCATCAGTGTGCAGCAAG AGTTCAAGTGCGGTCGAGGTTTAAGTTTATGGCGCAATAGTTCTTCTGAGATCAACAATGAGCTGTATAAAGGTTATCAAAGGGGTAACCCGGAAAGAAATACCAATGGGATAGTTTCAG CTATTGATTTTCTAAATTCAAATGAGACTAGATTTAATGTCACCATATGGTACAACTCAACCTACAAGACTGACGAAGGCTTTTATCGTATTAATTTGATGCGAATTCCTCGTTCTATAAATCTG ATATCGAATGCCTACCTGCAGTTTATTCTTGGACCCAGTGCCAATATATTATTTGAATTTGTAAAGGAAATGCCAAAATCTGAGACCCCATATAGGCTAGAGATAGCTTCTCTTATGGGCGGTCTGTTCGTTACATGGGTCATCCTGCAACTTTTTCCT gtTGTTCTGACATCTCTGGTATATGAGAAGCAACAAAAACTAAGAATAATGATGAAAATGCATGGTCTTGGTGATGGGCCATATTGGTTAATTTCGTATGGTTATTTTCTTGCTATATCAGTTGCCTacatgttttgttttgttatatTTGGCTCAGTCATAG GGTTGAAGTTCTTTACATTGAATGACTACAGCATCCAATTTGTGTTCTATTTCATCTATATAAACTTACAAATTTCACTGGCATTTCTGGCGGCTTCTATATTTTCAAATGCTAATACTGCTACAG TAACTGGATATATAGGTATCTTTGGAACCGGGCTTTTAGCTGCCtttcttttccaattttttcttcaaagtacATCATTTCCAA GAAGGTGGATCCTTCTAATGGAGCTATATCCTGGATTTGCTTTATATCGCGGGTTATATGAGTTTGCACAATTTTCCAAGATTGGGTGTGATATGGGGACTAATGGTATGCGGTGGCGGGATCTAAGTGATAGCACTAATGGGATGAAAGAGGTCTTAATCATCATATTGGCTGAGTGGGTAGTAGTGCTTTTTGCAGCTTATTACATCGATCATGTATTGTCATCAGGAAGTGGAAAAGGTCCTCTTTTCTTCTTGAAAGGATTTCAAAGAAAACCACCTTCGTCATTTCGAAAGCCCAGTGTCCAAATGCAGGGGTCAAAAGTTTCGGCCCAGAATGAGAAACCTGATATCATCCAAGAA ATGGAAAAGGTGGAGCAGGTCCTACTTGAACCAACTATTAATCATGCAATTGTATGTGACAACCTACAAAAATTCTATCCAGGGAGGGATGGAAATCCTGACAAATTTGCAGTAAAAGGGTTGTTCCTTGCTGTGCCTCGAGGGGAATGCTTTGGTATGCTTGGTCCCAATGGTGCTGGGAAGTCTTCTTTTATCAGTATG ATGATTGGTCTCACAAAGCCAACCTCTGGTACGGCATCTGTTCACGGCCTTGACATAAGAACTCATATGGATGGAATATATACTAGCATGGGGGTATGCCCACAGCATGA CTTACTTTGGGAAAACTTGACAGGCAGAGAGCACCTACTTTTTTATGGCCGACTTAAAAATCTTAAAGGTTTGGTCTTGACACAA GCAGTAGAAGAATCTTTAAAGAGTTTAAACCTTTTCCATGGAGGAATTGCTGATAAACAGGCTGGCAAATACAGTGGAGGGATGAAGAGGAGGCTTAGTGTCGCAATTGCATTGATTGGGGATCCCAGA GTTGTTTATATGGATGAGCCAAGTACCGGGTTAGACCCTGCTTCAAGGAAAAGCTTATGGAATGTTGTTAAGCTTGCAAAACGGGACCGTGCAATCATTCTGACCA CACATTCCATGGAAGAGGCAGAAGCCTTATGTGATCGATTAGGAATTTTTGTAAATGGTAGCTTGCAGTGCGTAGGAAATGCAAAGGAG CTGAAAGGCAGATACGGAGGAACTTATGTCTTCACGATGACAACATCTTCCGATCACGAGAGGGAAGTGGAGAACCTGGTGATGAAGCTCACCCCAAATGCCAACAAGATATACCATCTCTCTGGTACCCAGAAGTTTGAGCTGCCAAAAGAGGAGGTTAGAATAGCTGATGTATTCCGAGCAGTGGAAGCTGCAAAGAAGAACTTCACTGTTTCTGCATGGGGTTTAGCTGACACCACATTGGAAGATGTTTTCATCAAGGTTGCACATGAGGCTCAGGCATTTGATACCTTGTCTTAA